The nucleotide sequence atgaaatatttcaTCTAAAACATCAACGACGGGACTGTTATCTTTACGACCTTCGATAATTTCGGTGATATATCGCAAAGAGTATCTTAAATCATTTCCTAAAAGTCCATAATCTAAATCGTTTAATTTCTGTGAATCGCGAGCTTCTTTGATAGTATctaaaaatgaattgaaatgtttttctgatttttctaataacaaacgGTATCGTAGTTTTGTTATTGCTGGATTTTCTTTTGTTGGTTCAGCACAActaaaacgaaaattacacttttttgatgaaaattgttgtttataCTCACATGTCCTTCAAGTGTGCCCCcattttagtaataaatttatttagtccTTTTTGCGTTTTGACGGAAACACATAACGCCTCATTTTCAAttgtatcattaattttatcaactttgttcaataaaataatacattttttattaaataagttctctaattttttttctttcaaatccATTTCATTAATGATATGAGGAACCTTTAAATTATCAACAACgtgttctttaataaaatcaaaaagtacTTCATTATTATTCAGTTTCTtccaaattgtaaatttttcaacatcaacaattaaaattaataattgagcTTTTTCTATGGCGCTTAAAGCAATTTTAACACCTTCAGCTTCAATTGGATCAACATCTTCATAGCGTAATCCAcatgtatcaaataaaataaccgGATATCCTAAAATATCTAAGTTCATTTCAAGTGTATCTCGAGTCGTTCCTGGATAAGGAGTAACAATAGCTGCGTttcttttacataaaaaattatataaactaCTTTTCCCAACATTTGGTTCACCTAAAATAACCGTTTGAACGCCAGATCGTAACGTTTCCCCTCTAGTACCATCATTAAGGTGCTTTACAACATCGTTTCGGATCacctcaattttaataaaaatttcatttaatattttttcactTTCGTattcttcaatattttcaaaattaaataaactctCGAAATTCATTAAACTATTAAATATGTCATCCttccattttttataaaccttACTTAAAACACCCTGACTTTGTAAGAAAGCTTGCTTTCGTTGCAACTCAGTTTCAGCATTTATTAAATCCGCCAAACCTTCAGCTTCGACTAGatccatttttttattaaaaaaagcacGTTTCGTGTATTCCCCAGGACGAGCTAATCGAAAATTTGGTAAAGTTTCCAAAGCTTGTAAGATACTTGAAACTATAG is from Onthophagus taurus isolate NC chromosome 8, IU_Otau_3.0, whole genome shotgun sequence and encodes:
- the LOC111414210 gene encoding tRNA modification GTPase GTPBP3, mitochondrial: MFKFQRYYTTVKTLSENTIYALCSGQGKCGVAVIRISGKDASLAIKKLTKYNVSLPPPRYANLTAICHPKTNDVIDKGLLFWFPSPNSFTGEDVCEFQVHGGTAIVSSILQALETLPNFRLARPGEYTKRAFFNKKMDLVEAEGLADLINAETELQRKQAFLQSQGVLSKVYKKWKDDIFNSLMNFESLFNFENIEEYESEKILNEIFIKIEVIRNDVVKHLNDGTRGETLRSGVQTVILGEPNVGKSSLYNFLCKRNAAIVTPYPGTTRDTLEMNLDILGYPVILFDTCGLRYEDVDPIEAEGVKIALSAIEKAQLLILIVDVEKFTIWKKLNNNEVLFDFIKEHVVDNLKVPHIINEMDLKEKKLENLFNKKCIILLNKVDKINDTIENEALCVSVKTQKGLNKFITKMGAHLKDICAEPTKENPAITKLRYRLLLEKSEKHFNSFLDTIKEARDSQKLNDLDYGLLGNDLRYSLRYITEIIEGRKDNSPVVDVLDEIFHNFCIGK